A single region of the Halorussus gelatinilyticus genome encodes:
- a CDS encoding nitrite/sulfite reductase: MPSKVESWKDELYGVDIRDHLERFAEEGWDAIPEDEHDAWFERFKWWGLYHQRKGQESYFMMRVGVPMGRLTPEQLRVVGEIAREYATGPVENPEFGDAYADFTTRQSIQLHWIKVEDVPDIFEKLESVGLSTIQACGDSWRNIVGSPVAGRDADELLNVWPVVQELHDEFKGNDLYENLPRKWKVAVTGDTRGAGQGDINDLAFEPAVKEIENEDGGSEEVAGFNVRVGGGLARKEPRFARDIDVFCRPENASKVAAGLSGLFRDYGDREDRFNARMKFLVDEWGPEKVRETLQDEYVEHELPTAGENLREQYDYNAGRADSPGDYVGVHDQNDGDHFVGLSVLVGRMAAEDVVELADLAADYGSEMIGVTQRQNLIVGDISDDDLDDFLDESLLDEYSPDPHPFLRGSIACTGTEYCSLSIVETKNRMVRYGRWLEENVPVPEGVEDFHIHLSGCTASCAQPQIADISLRGMKARKDGEPVEAFDVGLGGGLGENPEFADWVEMRVPADEIPGYVRNLLATFEENREEGESFRDFVRERDEDEMQALADPEETDYEDPYMHNTKMTWYPYADEDDMAASPAPTDAQGAPLSGDD, from the coding sequence ATGCCGAGCAAAGTCGAAAGCTGGAAAGACGAACTCTACGGCGTCGATATTCGAGACCACCTCGAACGCTTCGCCGAGGAGGGCTGGGACGCGATTCCGGAGGACGAACACGACGCGTGGTTCGAGCGCTTCAAGTGGTGGGGCCTGTACCACCAGCGGAAGGGCCAAGAGTCGTACTTCATGATGCGGGTCGGCGTCCCGATGGGTCGCCTGACGCCCGAGCAGTTGCGCGTCGTCGGCGAAATCGCCCGCGAGTACGCCACCGGACCGGTCGAGAACCCGGAGTTCGGCGACGCGTACGCCGACTTCACGACGCGCCAGTCGATTCAGCTCCACTGGATAAAGGTCGAGGACGTGCCCGACATCTTCGAGAAACTGGAGTCCGTCGGTCTCTCTACGATTCAGGCCTGCGGCGACTCGTGGCGCAACATCGTCGGTTCGCCGGTCGCGGGCCGGGACGCCGACGAACTGCTGAACGTCTGGCCGGTCGTCCAGGAACTCCACGACGAGTTCAAGGGCAACGACCTCTACGAGAACCTGCCCCGCAAGTGGAAGGTCGCGGTCACCGGCGACACCCGCGGCGCGGGACAGGGCGACATCAACGACCTCGCCTTCGAGCCGGCGGTCAAGGAAATCGAGAACGAGGACGGGGGTAGCGAGGAGGTCGCGGGCTTCAACGTCCGGGTCGGCGGCGGTCTCGCCCGGAAGGAACCCCGGTTCGCCCGCGACATCGACGTGTTCTGCCGCCCGGAGAACGCCAGCAAGGTCGCGGCGGGCCTCTCGGGGCTGTTCCGCGACTACGGCGACCGCGAGGACCGCTTCAACGCCCGCATGAAGTTCCTCGTGGACGAGTGGGGACCGGAGAAGGTTCGGGAGACGCTACAGGACGAGTACGTCGAGCACGAGCTTCCGACCGCCGGCGAGAACCTGCGCGAGCAGTACGACTACAACGCCGGCCGCGCCGACTCGCCCGGCGACTACGTGGGCGTCCACGACCAGAACGACGGCGACCACTTCGTCGGTCTCTCGGTGCTGGTCGGCCGGATGGCCGCCGAGGACGTCGTCGAACTCGCGGACCTCGCCGCGGACTACGGCTCCGAGATGATCGGCGTCACCCAGCGCCAGAACCTCATCGTCGGGGACATCTCCGACGACGACCTCGACGACTTCCTCGACGAGTCCCTGCTGGACGAGTACTCTCCCGACCCGCACCCGTTCCTCCGGGGGTCCATCGCCTGCACCGGGACCGAGTACTGCTCGCTGTCCATCGTGGAGACGAAGAATCGGATGGTCCGGTACGGCCGCTGGCTCGAGGAGAACGTTCCGGTCCCGGAGGGCGTCGAGGACTTCCACATTCACCTCTCTGGCTGTACGGCCTCCTGCGCGCAGCCCCAAATCGCGGACATCTCGCTCCGCGGGATGAAAGCGCGCAAGGACGGCGAACCGGTCGAGGCGTTCGACGTGGGACTGGGCGGCGGCTTGGGCGAGAATCCGGAGTTCGCCGACTGGGTGGAGATGCGCGTGCCCGCCGACGAGATTCCGGGCTACGTCCGGAACCTGCTCGCCACCTTCGAGGAGAACCGCGAGGAGGGCGAGAGCTTCCGGGACTTCGTGCGAGAGCGCGACGAGGACGAGATGCAGGCCCTCGCCGACCCCGAGGAGACCGACTACGAGGACCCCTACATGCACAACACGAAGATGACGTGGTACCCCTACGCCGACGAGGACGACATGGCCGCCTCGCCCGCGCCGACCGACGCGCAGGGAGCGCCGCTTTCGGGGGACGACTGA
- a CDS encoding DUF6360 family protein: MADRVLKVNAYTTLDLVDATAEGHDFEESAYATLNATAARNDPDSVDLQLELDNTDLDALPAHADRVALSPEQARTLAADLEKHAERVEQARRSPADDGTQSTASDDD, encoded by the coding sequence ATGGCCGACCGCGTGCTGAAGGTCAACGCGTACACGACGCTCGACCTCGTGGACGCCACCGCCGAGGGCCACGACTTCGAGGAGTCGGCCTACGCCACGCTGAACGCGACCGCGGCCCGCAACGACCCCGACAGCGTGGACCTCCAGTTGGAACTCGACAACACTGACCTCGACGCGCTCCCGGCCCACGCCGACCGCGTGGCCCTCTCGCCCGAGCAGGCCCGGACGCTCGCTGCGGACCTCGAAAAACACGCCGAGCGAGTCGAACAGGCCCGGAGAAGCCCGGCCGACGACGGTACTCAATCCACCGCCAGCGACGATGACTGA
- the cobA gene encoding uroporphyrinogen-III C-methyltransferase, giving the protein MSHPNQNATTGTAYLVGAGPGDPELLTVKARRLLDEADTVLHDNLVGDDLVETIPECTTLQNVGKRPGGERTPQAEINEMLVREARAGRDVVRLKGGDPTTFGRGGEEAEYLARHGVPFEFVPGVSSAIAGPSSAGIPATHRDHASALAVVTGHEDPTKEDSAIDWDALADIVSAGGTLVVLMGVGRLPDNVAALRDEGVAEDTPVAMVERATLPTERTVTGTLDTIVERSRAVDIEPPAVTVVGDVVNVRETVADCLGGAAGELGPAVGVGGRAEEEIEVNQR; this is encoded by the coding sequence ATGAGCCATCCGAACCAGAACGCGACCACCGGTACCGCCTACCTCGTCGGCGCGGGACCGGGCGACCCCGAACTGCTGACCGTGAAAGCCCGGCGTCTCCTCGACGAGGCAGACACCGTCCTCCACGACAACCTCGTGGGCGACGACCTCGTTGAGACGATTCCCGAGTGTACGACCCTACAGAACGTCGGCAAGCGACCCGGCGGCGAGCGGACGCCCCAAGCCGAGATAAACGAGATGCTCGTCCGCGAGGCGCGGGCGGGCCGCGACGTGGTGCGACTGAAGGGCGGCGACCCGACCACCTTCGGCCGCGGCGGCGAGGAAGCCGAGTACCTCGCGCGCCACGGCGTCCCCTTCGAGTTCGTGCCCGGCGTCTCCAGCGCCATCGCGGGGCCGAGTTCCGCCGGCATCCCGGCGACCCACCGCGACCACGCCTCGGCGCTCGCGGTCGTCACGGGCCACGAGGACCCGACGAAGGAGGACAGCGCCATCGACTGGGACGCACTGGCCGACATCGTGTCGGCGGGCGGCACGCTCGTCGTCCTGATGGGCGTCGGGCGACTCCCGGACAACGTGGCCGCGCTCAGGGACGAAGGCGTCGCCGAGGACACGCCGGTCGCCATGGTCGAGCGCGCGACGCTCCCGACCGAGCGCACCGTCACCGGAACGCTCGATACCATCGTGGAGCGCTCCCGAGCGGTCGATATCGAACCGCCGGCAGTCACCGTCGTCGGCGACGTGGTGAACGTCCGCGAGACGGTGGCCGACTGCCTCGGCGGCGCGGCGGGAGAGTTGGGTCCGGCGGTCGGCGTCGGCGGCCGCGCCGAGGAGGAGATCGAGGTGAACCAGCGATGA
- a CDS encoding anthranilate phosphoribosyltransferase gives MSGEQVRDGGVGADDLPEIDGEWPLRRLLTEVVGSGPKTADDMRYEQAREAFARVLVGDPDDATLGAFLLANRWKESTPAELAGFVDAMRERSVVAATPDADPVDCGGNYDGKKKTAVLGVATGLVAAAAGTPVVAHSGPSLPAKHGTTYGDVLAELGVPTGVDPAASAAMTDEVGFGFYAQSRFNPVVHDLRETRESVGVRTSVNTVETLANPADATVHFGSFYHLSYAERIAGTVRESAELPFERVVMAQGMEGYDDVRPGTTRVAEWEAESGTEGGRIEDDGVETADFGADFEREELRVDDLPADSARVTEEVLMGERDGAFADAVALNAGFRIYAGDADSVGEGVERARDVLADGSAAKRLDALRAFEP, from the coding sequence ATGAGCGGCGAACAGGTTCGAGACGGCGGGGTCGGTGCCGACGACCTCCCGGAAATCGACGGCGAGTGGCCGCTCCGTCGCCTCCTGACCGAAGTCGTCGGCTCGGGGCCGAAGACCGCCGACGACATGAGATACGAGCAGGCCCGCGAGGCGTTCGCCCGCGTGCTGGTTGGCGACCCGGACGACGCCACGCTCGGCGCGTTCCTGCTGGCGAACCGCTGGAAGGAGAGTACGCCCGCGGAGTTGGCCGGGTTCGTGGACGCGATGCGCGAGCGGTCGGTCGTCGCCGCGACGCCCGACGCCGACCCGGTGGACTGCGGCGGTAACTACGACGGCAAGAAGAAGACGGCCGTGCTGGGCGTCGCCACGGGACTGGTCGCCGCGGCCGCGGGGACGCCCGTGGTCGCCCACAGCGGGCCGTCGCTCCCCGCGAAGCACGGCACGACGTACGGCGACGTGCTGGCCGAGTTAGGCGTCCCGACCGGCGTGGACCCCGCGGCGAGCGCGGCGATGACCGACGAGGTGGGCTTCGGCTTCTACGCCCAGTCGCGGTTCAACCCGGTCGTCCACGACCTGCGGGAGACCCGCGAGTCGGTCGGCGTCCGGACCTCGGTCAACACCGTCGAGACGCTGGCGAACCCGGCGGACGCGACGGTTCACTTCGGGAGCTTCTACCACCTCTCGTACGCCGAGCGCATCGCGGGCACCGTCCGCGAGAGCGCCGAGTTGCCGTTCGAGCGCGTCGTGATGGCCCAAGGCATGGAGGGCTACGACGACGTGCGCCCCGGCACGACGCGGGTCGCCGAGTGGGAGGCCGAGTCGGGCACCGAGGGCGGCCGAATCGAGGACGACGGGGTCGAGACGGCCGACTTCGGCGCGGACTTCGAACGCGAGGAGTTGCGCGTCGATGACCTCCCGGCCGACTCCGCGCGCGTCACCGAGGAGGTTCTGATGGGCGAGCGCGACGGCGCGTTCGCCGACGCGGTGGCGCTCAACGCCGGCTTCCGAATCTACGCGGGCGACGCCGATTCCGTCGGCGAAGGCGTCGAGCGAGCGCGAGACGTCCTCGCCGACGGGAGCGCGGCGAAACGGCTCGACGCGCTCCGCGCGTTCGAGCCGTGA
- a CDS encoding low molecular weight phosphatase family protein codes for MTGVAFVCVQNAGRSQMATAFAERERADRGMESVEIVTGGTDPADRVHEEVVEVMAGHDFDLSDRTPREITHEELQDCDYVITMGCSAEDVCPATWAGENRDWGLDDPDGRDLDAVRAIRDEIEARVADLFDELAD; via the coding sequence ATGACCGGCGTCGCCTTCGTCTGCGTCCAGAACGCGGGCCGGAGTCAGATGGCGACCGCGTTCGCGGAACGGGAGAGAGCCGACCGCGGGATGGAGTCGGTCGAAATCGTCACCGGCGGCACCGACCCCGCCGACCGCGTCCACGAGGAGGTGGTCGAGGTGATGGCCGGGCACGACTTCGACCTCTCGGACCGGACGCCCCGCGAGATAACTCACGAGGAGTTGCAGGACTGCGACTACGTCATCACGATGGGCTGTTCGGCCGAGGACGTCTGCCCCGCGACGTGGGCCGGCGAGAACCGCGACTGGGGACTGGACGACCCCGACGGGCGGGACCTCGACGCGGTGCGAGCGATTCGAGACGAAATCGAGGCGCGCGTCGCCGACCTGTTCGACGAACTCGCCGACTGA
- the rpl18a gene encoding 50S ribosomal protein L18Ae produces the protein MSAFTVRGKFQSRDGWQEFETSIEADNEDVAEERTYTNFGSYHGVKRTQLEIEEVEAQ, from the coding sequence ATGAGTGCGTTTACTGTACGCGGTAAGTTCCAGAGTCGAGACGGCTGGCAGGAGTTCGAGACGAGTATCGAGGCCGACAACGAGGACGTCGCCGAGGAGCGGACCTACACCAACTTCGGCAGTTACCACGGCGTGAAGCGCACGCAACTCGAAATCGAGGAGGTCGAAGCACAATGA
- the pfdA gene encoding prefoldin subunit alpha, with protein MGGGGNPELQELSQQLQELEEQQEELEGEIEDLKDEKGDIDEAIETIDALDTGSIVQVPLGGGAHVRAEVQDLDEIVVELGGGYAAERDEENAVETLENKQDTLDERISDLEDEVSQVEEQSSELEQKAQQLQQQQMQQQMQQMQGEQNDEDE; from the coding sequence ATGGGCGGCGGCGGCAACCCCGAGCTTCAGGAGCTGTCCCAGCAGTTGCAGGAACTCGAAGAACAGCAGGAGGAACTCGAAGGCGAAATCGAGGACCTGAAAGACGAGAAGGGCGACATCGACGAGGCTATCGAGACCATCGACGCGCTCGACACCGGTTCCATCGTGCAGGTTCCCCTCGGCGGCGGCGCGCACGTCCGCGCGGAGGTTCAGGACTTGGACGAGATCGTCGTGGAACTGGGCGGCGGCTACGCGGCCGAGCGCGACGAGGAGAACGCGGTCGAGACCCTCGAAAACAAGCAGGACACCCTCGACGAGCGCATCTCGGACCTCGAGGACGAGGTCAGCCAGGTCGAAGAGCAGAGTTCGGAACTGGAGCAGAAGGCCCAGCAACTCCAGCAGCAGCAGATGCAGCAGCAGATGCAGCAGATGCAGGGCGAGCAGAACGACGAGGACGAGTAA
- the ftsY gene encoding signal recognition particle-docking protein FtsY, which translates to MFDSLKDKLGSFRKDVEETTEEKAEEAEAEAEAEAEATAEADATADAEADATAEAESTAEVTADAGTQAAAEPETAESEEDDSSSDRSFAQKAKSFAKGEIVIEEQDVEDPLWELEMALLESDVEMNVAKEILENIREDLVGATRSFNSETADVVEQALHDSLLKVISVGQFDFDQRIAQADKPVTIIFTGVNGVGKTTTIAKLSRYFEEQGLSTVLANGDTYRAGANEQIQEHADNLGKKLISHEQGGDPAAVIYDAVEYADSNGIDVVLGDTAGRLHTDEGLMDQLEKIGRVVDPDMTLFVDEAVAGQDAVQRAKQFNEAAEIDGAVLTKADADSQGGAAISIAHVTGKPILFLGVGQGYDDVEKFEPEELVESLLGDEE; encoded by the coding sequence ATGTTCGACAGCCTGAAGGACAAACTCGGGAGTTTCCGGAAGGACGTAGAGGAGACGACCGAGGAGAAGGCCGAGGAAGCCGAAGCGGAGGCGGAAGCCGAAGCCGAAGCAACCGCGGAGGCAGACGCGACCGCCGACGCAGAAGCGGACGCGACCGCCGAAGCGGAATCGACCGCCGAGGTGACGGCTGACGCCGGGACGCAGGCGGCGGCCGAACCTGAAACTGCGGAGTCCGAGGAGGACGACTCGTCCTCCGACCGGAGCTTCGCGCAGAAGGCCAAGTCGTTCGCCAAGGGCGAAATCGTCATCGAAGAGCAGGACGTCGAGGACCCCCTCTGGGAGTTGGAGATGGCCCTGCTGGAGAGCGACGTGGAGATGAACGTCGCCAAGGAGATTCTGGAGAACATCCGCGAGGACCTCGTGGGCGCGACCCGCTCGTTCAACAGCGAGACCGCCGACGTGGTCGAGCAGGCGCTCCACGACTCGCTGTTGAAGGTCATCTCGGTCGGCCAGTTCGACTTCGACCAGCGAATCGCGCAGGCCGACAAGCCCGTCACCATCATCTTCACGGGCGTCAACGGCGTCGGCAAGACGACGACCATCGCCAAGCTCTCGCGGTACTTCGAGGAGCAGGGTCTCTCGACGGTGCTGGCGAACGGCGACACCTACCGCGCCGGAGCCAACGAGCAGATTCAGGAGCACGCCGACAACCTCGGCAAGAAGCTCATCTCCCACGAGCAGGGCGGCGACCCCGCGGCGGTCATCTACGACGCCGTGGAGTACGCCGACTCGAACGGCATCGACGTGGTGCTGGGCGACACCGCCGGACGACTCCACACCGACGAGGGGCTGATGGACCAGTTGGAGAAGATCGGTCGCGTCGTGGACCCGGACATGACGCTGTTCGTGGACGAGGCCGTTGCCGGACAGGACGCGGTCCAGCGCGCCAAGCAGTTCAACGAGGCCGCCGAAATCGACGGCGCGGTGCTGACGAAGGCCGACGCCGACTCGCAGGGCGGCGCGGCCATCTCCATCGCGCACGTCACGGGCAAGCCAATCCTCTTCCTCGGCGTCGGGCAGGGCTACGACGACGTCGAGAAGTTCGAGCCGGAGGAGTTGGTCGAGAGTCTCCTCGGCGACGAGGAGTAG
- a CDS encoding putative quinol monooxygenase, protein MSLVARKTIVVHTTITFDAERRDEAIALVDDLVEQSRNEAGTVRYRAMTDIGDENTVRFFEQYEDEEAWTAHTESDHYRRFTDRLPELVDGTMETINLVDAEPNVHTFTVEDLAE, encoded by the coding sequence GTGAGTCTCGTCGCACGGAAGACGATCGTCGTCCACACGACCATCACGTTCGACGCGGAGCGCCGTGACGAGGCGATAGCGCTCGTCGATGACTTGGTCGAGCAGTCACGGAACGAGGCCGGAACGGTCAGGTACCGAGCGATGACCGACATCGGCGACGAAAACACGGTCCGATTCTTCGAACAGTACGAAGACGAAGAGGCGTGGACTGCACACACCGAAAGCGACCACTATCGGCGGTTCACCGACCGACTTCCCGAACTGGTCGACGGCACGATGGAGACGATCAACCTCGTGGACGCCGAACCGAACGTCCACACGTTCACCGTCGAGGATCTGGCCGAGTAG
- a CDS encoding signal recognition particle protein Srp54, with protein sequence MVLDDLGSSLRDSLGQLSGQSRVTEEDVEDIVKEIQRSLLQADVEVSLVMDLSDSIKERALEEESPAGTSARDHVLSIVYEEMVDLVGDSTEIPLENQTILLAGLQGSGKTTTSAKMAWWFAKKGLRPAIVQTDTFRPGAYDQAKEMASRAEVDFYGDPDEEDPVEIARKGLEETDEADVHIVDTAGRHALEDDLIAEIEEIERAVEPDRNLLVLDAAIGQGAKDQARQFDDSIGIDGVAITKLDGTAKGGGALTAVNETDSSIAFLGTGEEVRDIERFEPSGFISRLLGMGDLKQLTERVERAMEETQQEEEDWDPEDMLKGEFTLKDMRRQMQAMNNMGPLDQVMDMIPGMGGGLMDELPDDAMDVTQDRMRDFEVVMDSMTELELENPRAIGASQVERIARGSGKDEERVRELLEQHKMMSQTLKQFQGMGQGNMERMMKKMGGGGGGGGGMGGMGPFGD encoded by the coding sequence ATGGTACTCGACGACTTGGGAAGTTCCCTCCGCGACTCCCTCGGCCAACTCAGCGGGCAGTCCCGCGTGACCGAGGAGGACGTGGAGGACATCGTCAAGGAGATTCAGCGCTCGCTCCTGCAGGCCGACGTCGAAGTCAGCCTCGTGATGGACCTCTCGGACTCCATCAAGGAGCGCGCACTGGAGGAGGAGTCCCCGGCGGGCACCTCCGCTCGGGACCACGTTCTGAGCATCGTCTACGAGGAGATGGTGGACCTCGTGGGCGACAGCACCGAGATTCCGCTGGAGAACCAGACCATCCTGCTCGCCGGCCTGCAGGGGTCGGGGAAGACGACCACGTCCGCGAAGATGGCGTGGTGGTTCGCCAAGAAGGGCCTCCGTCCCGCCATCGTCCAGACCGACACCTTCCGGCCCGGCGCGTACGACCAGGCCAAGGAGATGGCGAGTCGCGCCGAGGTGGACTTCTACGGCGACCCCGACGAGGAGGACCCCGTGGAAATCGCCCGGAAGGGCCTCGAAGAGACGGACGAGGCCGACGTTCACATCGTGGACACCGCGGGTCGCCACGCGCTCGAGGACGACCTCATCGCCGAAATCGAGGAGATAGAGCGCGCGGTCGAACCCGACCGCAATCTGCTCGTCCTCGACGCCGCGATCGGGCAGGGCGCGAAGGACCAAGCCCGCCAGTTCGACGACTCCATCGGTATCGACGGCGTGGCCATCACGAAACTCGACGGGACCGCGAAAGGTGGCGGGGCGCTGACCGCGGTCAACGAGACCGACTCGTCCATCGCCTTCCTCGGGACCGGCGAGGAGGTCCGGGACATCGAGCGCTTCGAGCCGTCGGGCTTCATCTCGCGCCTGCTCGGGATGGGCGACCTCAAACAGCTCACCGAGCGCGTCGAGCGCGCGATGGAGGAGACCCAGCAGGAGGAGGAAGACTGGGACCCCGAGGACATGCTCAAGGGCGAGTTCACCCTGAAGGACATGCGCCGCCAGATGCAAGCGATGAACAACATGGGGCCGCTCGACCAGGTGATGGACATGATTCCCGGCATGGGCGGCGGCCTGATGGACGAACTCCCCGACGACGCGATGGACGTGACCCAGGACCGGATGCGGGACTTCGAGGTCGTCATGGACTCGATGACCGAGTTGGAACTCGAGAACCCCCGCGCCATCGGCGCGAGTCAGGTCGAGCGCATCGCCCGCGGAAGCGGGAAGGACGAGGAGCGCGTGCGCGAACTCCTCGAACAGCACAAGATGATGTCCCAGACGCTCAAGCAGTTCCAAGGCATGGGCCAAGGCAACATGGAGCGCATGATGAAGAAGATGGGCGGCGGTGGCGGCGGTGGCGGCGGCATGGGTGGCATGGGACCGTTCGGCGACTGA
- a CDS encoding magnesium transporter — protein sequence MSVREVAAQAYREALPALAASVVGGLFAGVVLGGMRAELRAVPGLLVLVPALLATRGNVYGSLGARLSTGLHQGLVEPRFGYDDRLAAAVAAALANGILASLFASVVAFAVLGLLGDAVAPLFTLLAIALVAGLLSGVALTVAVVSVVFVGFRRGYNPDTLVGPLVTTTGDVFGIAFLLLAVRLVLALGGM from the coding sequence ATGTCCGTCCGCGAAGTCGCCGCGCAGGCGTACCGAGAGGCCCTCCCCGCGCTGGCCGCGAGCGTCGTCGGCGGGCTGTTCGCCGGGGTCGTCCTCGGCGGGATGCGCGCGGAGTTACGCGCCGTGCCCGGCCTGCTCGTTCTCGTGCCCGCGCTGCTGGCCACCCGCGGGAACGTCTACGGTTCGCTCGGCGCGCGCCTCTCGACCGGACTCCATCAGGGTCTGGTCGAACCCCGATTCGGCTACGACGACCGACTGGCGGCGGCCGTCGCCGCGGCGCTCGCCAACGGGATTCTGGCCAGCCTCTTCGCGTCGGTCGTCGCGTTCGCGGTCCTCGGACTGCTCGGCGACGCGGTCGCGCCGCTGTTCACCCTGCTCGCCATCGCGCTCGTCGCGGGCCTGCTCTCGGGCGTCGCGCTCACGGTCGCGGTCGTCTCGGTCGTCTTCGTCGGTTTCCGTCGGGGGTACAACCCCGACACGCTGGTCGGCCCGCTGGTGACGACGACCGGCGACGTGTTCGGTATCGCCTTCCTCCTGCTCGCGGTCAGACTCGTCTTGGCGCTCGGGGGGATGTGA
- a CDS encoding magnesium transporter: protein MQTEWSVRAITRATLPVLLGLTVVEIGSGLVLGSFETALLTYPSLLTLVPVTIGTAGNLGSVLAARLSTAFHLGTLSFDPTDDQLAGNAVATVALALTIFPVVGAGAWTLSLALGNARLPLLTVVAVALASGAALAVVAVAVTLVATYAAYRFELDPDDVVIPVVTNVCDVLGVVVLFVVVQVLV, encoded by the coding sequence GTGCAGACCGAGTGGAGCGTCCGGGCCATCACGCGAGCGACCCTGCCGGTCCTGCTCGGACTCACGGTGGTCGAAATCGGGAGCGGTCTCGTGTTGGGGAGCTTCGAGACGGCTCTGCTGACCTACCCGTCGCTGCTGACGCTCGTGCCCGTGACCATCGGGACCGCAGGGAATCTGGGAAGCGTGCTGGCCGCGCGCCTCTCGACGGCGTTCCACCTCGGGACGCTCTCCTTCGACCCGACCGACGACCAACTCGCGGGCAACGCGGTGGCGACGGTGGCGCTCGCGCTGACCATCTTCCCGGTCGTGGGCGCGGGCGCGTGGACGCTCTCGCTTGCGCTCGGGAACGCGCGACTCCCGCTTCTCACGGTCGTCGCGGTGGCGCTGGCCAGCGGCGCGGCGCTCGCGGTGGTCGCCGTCGCGGTGACGCTGGTGGCGACCTACGCGGCCTACCGCTTCGAGTTGGACCCCGACGACGTGGTGATTCCGGTCGTCACGAACGTCTGCGACGTGCTGGGCGTCGTGGTGCTGTTCGTCGTGGTGCAGGTGTTGGTGTGA
- the kynU gene encoding kynureninase, with product MNADDFELGADYAAERDAGDPLAHLADRFYDPDDEWYFDGNSLGLCSADAEAALDRAVAEWKDLAIRGWTDADPPWFYYGERLGDRLAPLVGADESEVVVANSTTVNIHTLVGTFYDRAEGTKIVVDELDFPTDHYAVRAQLRQRGVDPDEALTVVESRDGRTVETEDIIDALDDDTAMVFLPSVLYRSGQLLDVAAITEAAHERGILAGFDLAHSVGVVPHDLSRHGVDFAVWCSYKYLNSGPGAIAGLYVNEDHFDARPALAGWWGHDKETQFEMNPTYTPADDAGAYQIGTIPILSAAPLAGSLEIFEDAGETGLAAATDVADATPTDAADAVAAGIEAVRVKSVALTEYLVFLVDERLPDCEVGTPRDPERRGGHVAIEHPEAYRVGEALKERGVVVDFRPPNVVRVCPSPLYTSFEDVWEVVEQLKRVVENEEYEEFETRGGGVA from the coding sequence ATGAACGCCGACGACTTCGAACTCGGGGCCGACTACGCCGCCGAGCGCGACGCTGGCGACCCGTTGGCCCACCTCGCCGACCGATTCTACGACCCCGACGACGAGTGGTACTTCGACGGCAACTCGCTGGGCCTCTGCTCGGCGGACGCCGAGGCGGCGCTCGACCGGGCCGTCGCCGAGTGGAAGGACCTCGCCATCCGCGGGTGGACCGACGCCGACCCGCCGTGGTTCTACTACGGCGAGCGGTTGGGCGACCGACTCGCGCCGCTGGTCGGCGCCGACGAGTCCGAAGTCGTCGTCGCCAACTCCACGACGGTCAACATCCACACGCTGGTCGGAACGTTCTACGACCGCGCGGAGGGGACGAAAATCGTCGTGGACGAGTTGGACTTCCCGACCGACCACTACGCCGTCCGCGCGCAGTTGCGCCAGCGCGGCGTGGACCCCGACGAGGCGCTGACCGTGGTCGAGAGCCGCGACGGTCGGACCGTCGAGACCGAGGACATCATCGACGCGCTGGACGACGACACCGCGATGGTGTTCCTGCCGTCGGTCCTCTACCGGAGCGGCCAGTTGCTCGACGTGGCGGCGATTACGGAGGCCGCCCACGAGCGGGGGATTCTGGCGGGGTTCGACCTCGCGCACTCGGTCGGCGTCGTGCCCCACGACCTCTCCCGACACGGCGTCGATTTCGCGGTCTGGTGTAGCTACAAGTACCTCAACTCGGGACCTGGAGCCATCGCGGGCCTGTACGTCAACGAGGACCACTTCGACGCTCGGCCCGCGCTCGCCGGCTGGTGGGGCCACGACAAGGAGACGCAGTTCGAGATGAACCCGACCTACACGCCCGCCGACGACGCCGGAGCCTACCAGATCGGCACGATTCCGATCCTCTCGGCCGCGCCGCTCGCGGGGTCGCTGGAGATCTTCGAGGACGCGGGCGAGACGGGCCTCGCCGCGGCGACCGACGTCGCCGACGCGACTCCGACCGACGCCGCCGACGCCGTGGCCGCCGGCATCGAGGCGGTCCGGGTGAAGTCCGTCGCGCTCACGGAGTACCTCGTCTTCCTCGTGGACGAGCGCCTGCCCGACTGCGAGGTCGGCACTCCTCGGGACCCCGAACGCCGGGGCGGCCACGTCGCAATCGAGCATCCAGAGGCCTACCGGGTCGGCGAGGCGCTGAAGGAGCGCGGCGTCGTCGTGGACTTCCGGCCGCCGAACGTCGTCCGGGTCTGTCCCTCGCCGCTGTACACGAGTTTCGAGGACGTCTGGGAGGTCGTCGAGCAGTTGAAGCGGGTCGTGGAAAACGAGGAGTACGAAGAGTTCGAGACGCGTGGTGGTGGCGTGGCGTAA